In one window of Phalacrocorax carbo chromosome 22, bPhaCar2.1, whole genome shotgun sequence DNA:
- the MRPS15 gene encoding small ribosomal subunit protein uS15m, with protein MLALRAALGRCLAGTAGGGAACSPFIQAARCYARPVRRKRKEIPSHLDDLPPTMLKKDYANVPIINSVDDVVKRLLSLEMASQKEKVKIKTQQLVEKVRRSPNDNGSFEVQVAMLTAKIRTYEEHLQRHPKDKNNRRRMLMDMDRRKKLLAYLRRVRYDTFENTCKQLNIQYSLPPPYTRRVTKRWVVKKAFCLKVFQEARKLKAAERLKQRREWQARAAKEKQAQSEGTAV; from the exons ATGCTGGCGCTGCGGGCGGCTCTGGGCCGCTGTCTGGCGGGGacggccggcggcggggccg CTTGCAGTCCCTTTATTCAGGCAGCCAGATGTTACGCCAGACCtgtgagaaggaagaggaaag AAATCCCCAGCCATTTGGATGATCTTCCTCCCACAATGCTGAAGAAGGATTATGCCAATGTCCCAATAATAAACAG TGTTGATGATGTAGTAAAAAGACTGTTGTCACTGGAAATGGCAAGCCAG aaggagaaggtgaaaaTAAAGACACAGCAGCTGGTGGAGAAGGTCAGGAGGTCTCCCAATGACAATGGCTCCTTTGAGGTGCAAG TTGCTATGTTGACTGCCAAGATACGCACTTACGAGGAGCATCTTCAGAGGCATCCCAAG GACAAAAATAACCGTCGTCGCATGCTGATGGATATGGATCGCCGGAAGAAGCTACTTGCATATCTTCGCCGTGTCCGCTATGATACCTTTGAAAACACCTGCAAGCAGCTGAATATCCAGTACAGCCTGCCCCCTCCCTACACCAGAAGGGTCACCAAGCGCTGGGTTGTGAAGAAGGCTTTCTGTCTCAAG GTTTTTCAGGAGGCACGgaagctgaaagcagcagagaggctgaAGCAGAGGAGAGAGTGGCAAGCGAGAGCTGCGAAGGAGAAACAGGCGCAGAGTGAGGGGACAGCGGTGTAG
- the CSF3R gene encoding granulocyte colony-stimulating factor receptor codes for MARRGAGTPFLLRLSLLLLLRPGGTLGCASVAVGSPVVPLGSAVTASCTIWSKLCRSLEQGTVQITWMLDNEPVAGTQHRGPGGTEVSNLTLPQFNHTQAKLWCWVEWNGTKQRVGMAEIRAGYPPAKPFNLSCVLNLSDYGLTCQWEPGADSHLPTSIALKCARSRAQVVTGCIPQGGRSCCTVPRRLLQLYRQMEIWVSATNALGTAESEHLCIDPMDVAKLDPPALKSIQSIPFQTDCVTLVWEVARSNAHMELQCELRYRAPKDPTWALVTGIVGQAGTTQCCGFLFGMQYHFQMRCRRSSAQSYWSEWSLGRNYTTHEKAPEGKLDAWWSTQPAGAGGRMEVQLRWKAPRQREANGRVLGYRITLSPRRRGRDPPTVCNTTHTQCNFSAPAGTRRVHLSAYNAAGESAATDVVLLERKGQPLAGLEAVPGGEHSLWVRWEAPLAPVAAYILEWQRVSSEPSRCSACWQMERDAAATTALIQDGIEPFQRYNISVYPLYKDTIGVPIHTAAYSKQKAPSYAPKLHLKSISKSEAELCWDPVPVEMQNGFITSYTIFWANSTADVSSATVNPSLSSFVIQELKPSTLYKVHIMASTAAGSTNGTSLTLVTTVLDDIEIQFLFLTLGLIFVLLILLLICFQKNGRVKQQFWPSVPDPANSSLGKWVPAELQQEPLQVPGVREPGLATISTVTVLERAAGKPPPAWGKEPATEPTGTFPAVPQPYVRQEGPGVPGRGWAAAEPCQGPGGSGETVQYARVVGDGYKGQQHALPRLYLRSSSTQPLLLDPSPSPKPYENLWFHEAAPHGYPGDEGCPEEPPATFPLLQGLRINGAEELHDCRAF; via the exons GGACCCTGGGCTGTGCCTCAGTGGCCGTGGGCTCACCCGTTGTGCCCCTGGGCTCGGCCGTCACAGCATCCTGCACCATCTGGAGCAAGCTCTGCCGCAGCTTGGAGCAGGGGACAGTCCAGATCACCTGGATGCTGGACAATGAGCCTGTGGCCGGGACCCAGCACCGGGGCCCGGGGGGCACAGAGGTGTCCAACCTCACCCTACCCCAGTTTAACCACACGCAGGCCAAGCTGTGGTGCTGGGTGGAGTGGAACGGGACCAAGCAGCGCGTCGGCATGGCTGAGATCAGGGCGGGCT ATCCACCTGCAAAGCCCTTCAACCTCAGCTGTGTTCTGAACCTCAGCGACTACGGGCTGACGTGCCAGTGGGAGCCGGGAGCCGACAGCCACCTCCCCACCAGCATCGCACTGAAGTGTGCCAG gagcagagcccaggTGGTGACGGGCTGCATCCCGCAAGGCGGCCGCAGCTGCTGCACGGTGCCACGCCGGCTGCTCCAGCTCTACCGGCAAATGGAGATCTGGGTGTCTGCCACCAACGCGCTGGGCACGGCCGAGTCAGAGCATCTCTGCATCGACCCCATGGATGTTG CCAAGCTGGACCCCCCGGCCCTGAAGAGCATCCAGTCCATCCCCTTCCAGACCGACTGCGTCACCCTGGTCTGGGAGGTGGCACGGAGCAACGCCCACATGGAGCTGCAGTGCGAGCTGCGCTACCGGGCACCTAAGGACCCCACCTGGGCTCTG GTCACCGGCATTGTTGGCCAGGCTGGCACCACACAGTGCTGTGGCTTCCTCTTCGGTATGCAGTACCACTTCCAGATGCGGTGCCGGCGCAGCTCGGCACAGAGCTACTGGAGCGAGTGGAGCCTGGGCAGGAACTACACCACCCATGAGAAAG CCCCCGAGGGGAAGCTGGACGCGTGGTGGAGCACTCAGCCGGCCGGGGCAGGCGGGCGGATGGAGGTGCAGCTGCGCTGGAAG GCCCCACGGCAGCGGGAAGCAAATGGGCGAGTGCTGGGGTACCGCATCACCCTAAGCCcgaggaggaggggcagggaccccccaaccGTCTGCAACACCACCCACACCCAGTGCAACTTCTCCGCGCCAGCGGGCACCAGGAGGGTCCATCTCTCAGCCTACAATGCCGCTGGCGAGTCAGCAGCGACCGATGTCGTCCTCCTGGAGAGGAAAG GTCAGCCCCTGGCGGGGCTCGAGGCCGTGCCCGGGGGGGAGCACAGCCTCTGGGTGCGCTGGGAGGCACCGCTGGCCCCGGTGGCTGCCTACATCCTGGAGTGGCAGCGGGTGTCCTCAGAGCCCAGCCGCTGCAGCGCTTGCTGGCAGATGGAGCGTGATGCGGCTGCCACCACAGCCCTCATCCAGG ATGGCATCGAGCCTTTCCAGAGATACAACATCTCGGTGTACCCCCTCTACAAGGACACCATAGGGGTGCCCATCCACACCGCAGCCTACTCCAAGCAGAAGG CACCGTCCTACGCCCCAAAGCTCCACCTGAAGAGCATCAGCAAATCTGAGgccgagctgtgctgggaccCGGTGCCGGTTGAGATGCAGAATGGCTTCATCACCAGCTACACCATCTTCTGGGCCAACAGCACCGCAGACGTGTCCA GTGCCACCGTGAATCCCTCCCTCAGCTCCTTTGTCATCCAGGAGCTGAAGCCATCGACCCTGTACAAAGTGCACATCATGGCATCCACAGCCGCCGGCAGCACCAACGGCACCAGCCTGACCCTGGTGACCACGGTGCTAG ACGACATTGAAATCCAGTTCCTCTTCCTGACCCTGGGGCTGATCTTTGTCCTGCTCATACTTTTGCTCATTTGCTTCCAGAAGAACGGGCG GGTGAAGCAGCAGTTCTGGCCCAGCGTCCCCGACCCCGCCAACAGCAGCCTGGGCAAGTGGGTGccggcagagctgcagcag GAGCCCCTGCAGGTCCCCGGCGTGAGGGAGCCCGGGCTGGCGACCATTTCTACCGTCACAGTGCTCGAAAGGGCGGCGGGGAAGCCACCGCCCGCCTGGGGCAAGGAGCCCGCCACCGAGCCCACCGGCACCTTCCCCGCCGTGCCCCAGCCCTACGTGCGGCAGGAGGGACCCGGCGTGCCGGGCCGCGGctgggcggcggcggagccgtGCCAGGGCCCCGGCGGGAGCGGGGAGACCGTCCAGTACGCGCGGGTGGTGGGCGACGGGTACAAGGGCCAGCAGCACGCCCTGCCGCGCCTCTACCTGCGCTCCAGCTCCACGCAGCCCCTGCTCCTcgaccccagccccagccccaagCCCTACGAGAACCTGTGGTTCCACGAGGCTGCCCCCCACGGCTACCCGGGGGACGAGGGGTGCCCCGAGGAGCCCCCGGCCACCTTCCCCCTGCTGCAGGGCCTTCGCATCAACGGGGCCGAGGAGCTCCACGACTGCCGGGCGTTTTAG